In Clostridium sp. DL-VIII, the following proteins share a genomic window:
- a CDS encoding M13 family metallopeptidase yields MRKNVLKKISAIIVFILCISMSLNNTAYSFEFKAIGVANKSNVERSKDIRVQDDFYNAVNKEWLLSTKLQDGYISYGTFEEVCGKVNDDMLTIILDIQKNKDKYNKNDDEIKALNLYNNYLNIQKRNELGVKPIKKYINMVNEIESIEKLKDILGNNEFSYFQPLINLGVGPDYKDSNTNVLYVSRSNLGLGNSFYYKDNSENGKKIKDAYINYLTKLHTLYGESEEEAKNSAQTFYNMEKNVAQMIPSYEEDAKDEDRVLKSYNVYTVKELDKLVPNINFSKLLSNLNINKANKVIVENPEELRLVNSFITEKNIENMKRYLKTSILLNTDSLLTMQHREACDELRRIFYGVEPTDLNEGCGVKFVSCQLNEIISKLYVNKYFDKESKDDVENMSKEIIKNFEKRLKNNTWMSKATKKKALSKLEHVNVKIGYPEEWNDYSDVEVKSYDEGGSLVDNVMNIYMSQSKRQFSKLDKPVNKSEWNMGACAVNAYYNALNNEIVFPAGILQSPFYDKNASKEKNLGGIGAVIGHELTHAFDNTGAQFDENGKLKNWWNENDYEEFISRSKKIVDYYSNIEINDGKHVNGFLTVGENISDLGGIACVLDIAKKTENPDLKALFENYATIWREVSTKELKEYLLNNDSHAPKKVRVNVVLSQFEDFYKTYNIKEGDEMYVKPEERVGIW; encoded by the coding sequence ATGAGAAAAAATGTACTAAAGAAAATTTCAGCAATAATAGTATTTATTTTGTGTATATCAATGTCTTTAAATAATACTGCATATAGCTTTGAGTTCAAAGCAATAGGAGTGGCGAATAAAAGCAATGTAGAACGTAGTAAAGATATAAGAGTGCAAGATGACTTTTATAATGCAGTAAATAAAGAATGGCTATTGAGTACAAAACTTCAAGATGGATACATTTCGTATGGGACTTTTGAAGAAGTATGTGGAAAGGTAAATGATGACATGCTCACCATAATACTAGATATACAAAAGAATAAGGATAAATATAACAAAAATGATGACGAGATAAAGGCTTTAAATTTATATAATAACTATTTGAATATACAAAAGAGAAATGAACTGGGTGTAAAACCAATAAAAAAATATATTAATATGGTTAATGAAATAGAAAGCATAGAAAAATTAAAAGATATATTAGGAAACAATGAATTTTCATACTTTCAACCTCTAATTAATCTTGGAGTTGGACCGGATTATAAAGACAGCAATACAAATGTTTTATATGTATCACGCAGTAATCTTGGTTTAGGTAATTCTTTTTATTATAAGGACAATAGTGAAAACGGGAAAAAGATAAAGGATGCGTACATTAATTATTTGACTAAATTACATACATTGTATGGAGAAAGTGAAGAAGAGGCAAAAAATAGTGCTCAGACTTTTTATAACATGGAAAAGAATGTAGCGCAGATGATACCATCTTATGAAGAAGATGCTAAAGACGAAGACAGAGTCTTAAAATCATATAATGTGTATACAGTTAAAGAGTTAGATAAATTAGTACCTAATATAAACTTTTCTAAGCTGCTAAGCAACTTAAATATAAATAAAGCTAATAAGGTGATAGTAGAAAATCCAGAGGAACTGAGATTAGTGAATTCATTCATAACAGAAAAAAATATAGAGAATATGAAGAGATATTTGAAAACAAGTATATTACTCAATACAGATAGTCTTTTAACAATGCAGCATAGAGAAGCCTGCGACGAATTAAGAAGAATATTCTATGGAGTAGAGCCTACTGATTTAAATGAAGGATGTGGAGTTAAATTTGTAAGCTGCCAATTGAATGAAATTATAAGTAAATTATATGTAAATAAGTATTTTGACAAAGAATCTAAAGATGATGTGGAAAATATGTCTAAGGAAATAATAAAAAATTTTGAAAAGAGATTGAAAAATAATACATGGATGAGTAAAGCAACAAAGAAGAAAGCACTGAGCAAATTAGAACATGTTAATGTAAAAATAGGTTATCCTGAAGAATGGAATGATTATAGTGATGTAGAAGTGAAATCTTATGATGAGGGTGGTTCATTAGTAGACAATGTGATGAATATTTATATGTCACAAAGCAAGAGACAATTTTCAAAGTTAGATAAGCCTGTTAACAAAAGTGAGTGGAATATGGGAGCTTGTGCAGTAAACGCTTATTATAATGCATTGAATAATGAGATTGTATTTCCGGCGGGAATATTACAGTCACCATTTTATGATAAAAATGCAAGTAAAGAAAAAAATCTTGGAGGAATTGGTGCCGTTATCGGTCATGAACTTACTCATGCCTTTGACAATACAGGAGCTCAATTTGATGAAAATGGGAAACTAAAAAATTGGTGGAATGAGAATGATTATGAGGAATTTATTAGTAGAAGCAAGAAAATAGTAGACTATTACTCTAATATAGAAATAAATGATGGAAAACACGTAAATGGCTTTTTAACTGTAGGGGAAAATATAAGTGATTTGGGAGGCATAGCATGCGTTTTAGATATTGCAAAGAAGACAGAAAATCCAGATTTAAAAGCTTTATTTGAAAATTATGCAACAATTTGGAGGGAAGTCTCAACTAAAGAACTAAAGGAGTATCTATTAAATAATGATTCACATGCTCCCAAGAAAGTTAGGGTTAATGTAGTATTATCACAATTTGAAGATTTTTATAAAACTTATAATATAAAAGAAGGCGATGAAATGTACGTAAAGCCTGAAGAAAGAGTAGGGATATGGTAA
- a CDS encoding TetR/AcrR family transcriptional regulator encodes MNKTKTRELIFQSAIKVFSESGYRGATMDEIAANADLVKGTLYYHFKSKEEIFNFIVEEGLRILYDQVTKVQVMNIGPVEKLVSICGIQLTFLYGYTSFFKVVMSQLWGTEDRQNQLRNKIKKYIDEIEVDIKSAMELGLMKKGDTELLAFQFFGSLCSSAIYESIHNEKIDLENIIDSTVKFTLSGLGISFNER; translated from the coding sequence ATGAATAAAACAAAAACAAGAGAACTAATATTTCAATCTGCAATAAAAGTATTCTCTGAATCTGGTTATAGAGGAGCTACCATGGATGAGATAGCCGCTAATGCAGATTTAGTAAAAGGAACTTTATATTATCATTTTAAAAGTAAAGAAGAAATATTTAATTTTATTGTTGAGGAAGGGCTTAGAATATTGTATGATCAAGTTACAAAGGTTCAAGTAATGAATATAGGGCCAGTAGAAAAGTTAGTAAGTATATGTGGAATACAATTAACTTTTTTATATGGATATACAAGTTTTTTTAAGGTAGTAATGAGTCAACTGTGGGGAACAGAAGACAGGCAAAATCAATTACGCAACAAAATAAAAAAATATATAGATGAGATTGAAGTAGATATAAAAAGTGCTATGGAATTAGGATTAATGAAAAAAGGTGATACTGAACTTTTAGCATTTCAATTTTTTGGATCATTATGTTCATCGGCAATATATGAATCAATACATAATGAAAAAATAGATTTAGAAAATATTATAGATAGTACAGTAAAATTTACATTGAGCGGATTAGGAATAAGTTTTAATGAAAGGTAG
- a CDS encoding SDR family oxidoreductase, with the protein MKYVLITGGTSGIGLEFAKNFAKDGYNIVIVSSNNDRLQKTKQKLENEFGIHVLIYQQDMGKIGAAIQLYNKIKEDNLSISVLINNAGIGLVGPTDKINFEYDERMMILNIINLVELCKLYISDMYKFGEGRILNVSSTGAFMPGPYTSTYCASKAFVLSYSRAISYEAKKRGVQVSALCPGPTKTDFFVKEGTKTPQNSMTAETVVTYAYKQFMKNKDIIIPGFKNRITKLFPIKLKMNFIAKMKKGI; encoded by the coding sequence GTGAAATATGTATTAATTACTGGCGGGACAAGCGGAATTGGCCTTGAATTTGCAAAGAATTTTGCTAAGGATGGATATAATATTGTCATTGTTTCTTCTAACAATGACAGATTGCAAAAGACGAAACAAAAATTAGAGAATGAGTTTGGTATACATGTATTAATATATCAGCAGGATATGGGTAAGATAGGAGCGGCGATACAATTATATAACAAGATTAAGGAAGATAATTTAAGTATTTCAGTGCTTATAAATAACGCAGGAATAGGATTGGTTGGTCCAACAGATAAAATAAATTTTGAGTATGATGAGAGAATGATGATATTAAATATTATAAATCTTGTAGAGCTATGCAAATTATATATTTCTGATATGTATAAATTTGGAGAGGGCAGAATTTTAAATGTTTCTTCTACAGGTGCTTTTATGCCGGGGCCGTATACTAGTACTTATTGTGCAAGCAAAGCCTTTGTATTAAGTTATAGCAGAGCAATTAGTTATGAAGCAAAGAAAAGAGGTGTACAAGTTTCTGCTTTGTGCCCTGGTCCTACAAAAACGGATTTTTTTGTGAAAGAAGGAACAAAGACACCACAAAATTCTATGACTGCTGAAACAGTTGTGACATATGCTTATAAACAGTTTATGAAAAATAAGGATATTATTATTCCTGGTTTTAAAAACCGAATAACAAAATTGTTTCCAATTAAATTAAAGATGAACTTTATTGCAAAAATGAAGAAGGGAATTTAA
- a CDS encoding glutathionylspermidine synthase family protein has translation MEKQLKYTENVLFNNYMVSSLGEEHVHSQIPFYFDKVTYEKMIFYSEEINRISLEILNEIKGNHKEVLNYFDNFILKEKIFDLKCPVSPMFWTRYDTFIDIDNNIYFAEFNYDKPCGQKEIHLAGKSNFEGNLNCKFIDTLISELIEICFKYSGAKEKINVGFLMDPCHYEEFHHSFYFKYILKNTNINIVQVGPTNLSVKDGYVYGYSTIKLTVILRLFPTEFFSEITNINEILECVDKGKLFLINDPRIIAIQAKGFLAYLWDLVKKDSKLLSLRDKEVIRKCIPYTEILEANHIDEVIKNKDNYVIKSSLGRYSQEVYIGNMYTQEKWEKQMKIILESPKIHVKQNLINIKEDYTYAPGDFNMNIPTLAFGNFGVYLIKDKVQGFLVRWSSDFLTNDNYTWMCPLGVKDIPIYIEKFKGNNRKKVWDRLIEEITFKYDFTGAYTNYNEYISLDSLIIDESIYKEMLFTSHKFCAILKRMYPYVQKNIELLGPILGIPEELYKLTSISCTSVLCALGRIDFVIDNNGELKILEFNSETPAGLVEAIGVNSVVSKELKIKYADHNENFRNKIKDIFSHILEEFKQYKKVKNIGVVTSWYYEDIYTSNLIAEILKELQQYDITFGNIYDLKAKNNKLYLYGKEIDAIYRHYPLDWFYYDEKMRKTIEILNSGDYLINPAHTLITQSKAFFAVIYELIGKEFFTEDEEKFILKYIPYTCLEPDNKLSPDYVAKPYLSREGSGITLSYSENSSLNDVIFQNRINTRPLNIEAHSTIKEYSKYQFPVIGVYVTDDKPSGIYTRIGDFITNKNAIYMPTYIK, from the coding sequence ATGGAAAAACAACTTAAATATACTGAGAATGTTTTATTTAATAACTATATGGTTAGTTCATTAGGAGAAGAGCATGTTCATTCACAGATACCTTTCTATTTTGATAAAGTTACCTATGAGAAGATGATATTTTATAGTGAAGAAATAAATAGAATTTCATTGGAGATATTAAATGAAATTAAAGGAAATCATAAGGAAGTATTGAACTATTTTGATAACTTTATTCTTAAAGAAAAGATATTTGATTTAAAGTGCCCAGTTTCACCAATGTTTTGGACAAGATATGATACATTTATAGATATTGATAATAATATTTATTTTGCTGAATTTAATTATGATAAACCTTGTGGGCAAAAAGAAATACATTTAGCAGGTAAGAGTAATTTTGAAGGGAATTTAAATTGTAAATTTATAGATACTTTAATAAGTGAGCTGATAGAAATCTGCTTTAAGTATTCAGGAGCTAAAGAAAAAATAAACGTGGGATTTTTGATGGATCCATGTCATTATGAAGAATTTCATCATAGCTTCTACTTTAAATATATATTAAAGAATACAAATATTAATATTGTACAGGTAGGTCCTACTAATTTGTCTGTTAAAGATGGATATGTCTATGGATATTCAACTATTAAGTTAACTGTAATTTTAAGGCTATTTCCTACTGAATTCTTCTCTGAAATTACCAATATAAACGAAATTTTAGAGTGCGTTGATAAAGGAAAGTTATTTTTAATCAATGACCCAAGAATTATTGCTATTCAAGCAAAAGGCTTCCTTGCTTATTTATGGGATTTGGTGAAGAAAGATTCTAAGCTTCTCTCTTTAAGGGATAAGGAAGTTATTCGCAAATGTATACCTTATACGGAAATATTAGAAGCAAATCACATTGATGAGGTAATAAAAAATAAAGATAATTATGTTATCAAGTCTTCCTTAGGAAGATATAGCCAAGAAGTATACATTGGGAATATGTATACGCAAGAGAAGTGGGAAAAGCAGATGAAAATTATATTAGAAAGCCCTAAAATACATGTAAAGCAAAACTTAATTAATATAAAAGAAGACTATACTTATGCTCCAGGCGATTTTAATATGAATATTCCTACTTTAGCATTTGGAAATTTTGGTGTTTACTTAATAAAGGATAAGGTTCAAGGATTTTTAGTTAGGTGGAGCAGCGATTTTTTAACTAATGATAACTATACCTGGATGTGTCCATTAGGAGTTAAAGATATACCAATTTATATAGAAAAATTCAAAGGAAATAATAGAAAGAAAGTTTGGGATAGATTAATAGAAGAGATCACTTTTAAATATGATTTTACAGGAGCATATACAAATTATAATGAGTATATTTCCTTAGATTCATTGATTATAGATGAAAGTATTTATAAGGAAATGCTTTTTACAAGTCATAAGTTTTGTGCGATATTAAAAAGAATGTATCCATATGTACAAAAAAACATAGAACTTTTAGGACCTATACTAGGAATACCGGAAGAGCTTTATAAGTTAACTTCTATTTCATGCACTTCTGTTCTTTGTGCATTAGGAAGAATAGATTTTGTTATTGATAATAATGGAGAATTAAAAATTTTAGAGTTCAATTCAGAAACCCCAGCGGGTTTAGTTGAAGCTATTGGTGTAAACTCTGTAGTCAGTAAAGAATTAAAAATTAAATATGCTGATCATAATGAAAATTTTAGGAATAAAATAAAAGATATATTTTCACATATATTAGAAGAATTTAAACAATATAAAAAAGTGAAAAATATAGGAGTCGTGACTTCATGGTATTATGAAGATATATATACAAGTAACTTAATTGCTGAAATATTAAAGGAGCTGCAACAGTATGATATTACTTTTGGAAATATATATGATTTGAAGGCTAAGAACAATAAACTTTATCTTTATGGAAAAGAAATTGATGCTATTTATAGGCATTATCCTTTAGATTGGTTTTATTATGATGAGAAAATGCGAAAGACAATTGAAATTTTAAATTCTGGAGATTATTTAATAAATCCAGCGCATACATTGATAACTCAATCTAAAGCGTTTTTTGCGGTGATTTATGAATTAATAGGGAAAGAATTTTTTACAGAAGATGAGGAAAAATTTATTTTAAAGTATATACCATACACATGTTTAGAACCTGATAATAAGCTTTCACCTGATTATGTAGCCAAGCCATATTTATCGAGAGAAGGTTCTGGAATTACTTTGAGTTATTCGGAAAATAGCAGTTTAAATGATGTTATATTTCAAAATAGAATAAATACCAGGCCTTTAAATATAGAGGCACATTCAACAATAAAAGAATATAGTAAATATCAGTTTCCTGTGATAGGAGTATATGTAACAGATGATAAGCCATCTGGAATATACACTAGAATAGGTGATTTTATAACTAATAAAAATGCTATATATATGCCTACATATATTAAGTAA
- a CDS encoding TldD/PmbA family protein, translating into MLSKGILGEVLAKCLVTGGDFAEIFEENSINNSISLVDGKVDDAIGGRIYGIGIRIFKGLNSVYAYTNNNSLSSLLDTAYRAALALGNAKQNDINTIVLNDKKIETIHSIIYYPRSVAYDRKIAILKSAYNGAKNFNNDISQVIASYSDKEQNILIANTEGLYVQDTRIRTRLGVSAIASKGNENQTGFEGPGRHMGIEMFDTIDPEYHGKEAARVAHTMLNARNCPAGNMTVAIDNGFGGVIFHEACGHSLEASAVAKGNSVFANKLGEQIASTKVTAIDDGTVPNAWGSLNIDDEGNDTKKNVLIENGILKGYMIDKLNGRRMKMEATGSSRRQSYKFQPTSRMTNTYIAAGNDNPDDIIKSIEDGLYAKKLGGGSVNPVTGEFNFAVQEGYLVKDGKIEEPVRGASLIGKGSQVLMDIDMVGDNLDVAQGMCGASSGSIPTNVGQPMIRVKKMTVGGR; encoded by the coding sequence ATGTTATCAAAAGGTATTTTAGGTGAAGTATTAGCAAAATGCTTAGTAACTGGAGGAGATTTTGCTGAAATTTTTGAAGAAAATTCGATTAATAATTCTATATCATTAGTTGATGGCAAAGTAGATGATGCTATAGGAGGTAGAATCTATGGTATCGGAATTAGAATTTTTAAAGGGTTAAACAGTGTATATGCGTATACAAATAATAATAGTCTAAGCAGCCTTTTAGACACTGCATATAGAGCTGCATTGGCATTAGGTAATGCTAAACAAAATGATATAAATACAATTGTCTTGAATGATAAGAAAATTGAAACAATACATTCAATAATTTATTATCCTAGAAGTGTAGCGTATGATAGGAAGATAGCAATTTTAAAAAGTGCTTATAATGGAGCAAAGAATTTTAATAATGATATTTCCCAAGTCATTGCGAGTTACTCTGACAAAGAACAGAATATTTTGATTGCAAATACCGAAGGCTTATATGTTCAAGATACGAGAATAAGAACAAGACTTGGTGTAAGTGCGATTGCATCGAAAGGAAACGAAAATCAAACTGGATTTGAGGGACCAGGAAGACACATGGGAATTGAAATGTTTGATACAATAGATCCAGAATATCATGGAAAGGAAGCAGCCAGAGTGGCTCATACTATGCTTAATGCACGAAATTGTCCAGCTGGCAATATGACTGTAGCAATAGATAATGGGTTTGGCGGAGTTATATTCCATGAAGCATGTGGACACTCTTTAGAAGCAAGTGCTGTAGCTAAAGGAAATTCAGTTTTTGCAAATAAGCTTGGAGAGCAAATTGCATCAACTAAGGTGACAGCAATTGATGATGGTACAGTGCCAAATGCATGGGGATCTCTTAACATAGATGATGAAGGAAATGATACTAAAAAGAATGTCTTAATCGAAAATGGTATATTAAAGGGCTACATGATTGATAAGTTAAATGGAAGACGTATGAAGATGGAGGCAACAGGAAGCTCTCGAAGACAAAGTTATAAGTTTCAGCCAACTTCAAGAATGACTAATACGTATATAGCAGCAGGAAATGATAATCCAGATGATATTATAAAATCAATAGAAGATGGTTTATATGCTAAAAAGTTAGGTGGAGGATCTGTTAATCCTGTAACAGGTGAATTTAATTTTGCTGTTCAAGAAGGATATTTAGTTAAAGATGGTAAAATTGAAGAGCCAGTAAGAGGAGCAAGTCTTATCGGCAAAGGAAGCCAAGTGCTTATGGATATTGATATGGTTGGAGATAACTTAGATGTAGCGCAGGGAATGTGTGGGGCATCATCTGGAAGCATTCCTACCAATGTAGGTCAGCCTATGATTAGAGTGAAGAAAATGACTGTTGGAGGTAGATAA
- a CDS encoding Crp/Fnr family transcriptional regulator codes for MFNASKYLEKGLGVKIGKDIADMINSEASFVEFPAKHIVLLEGMRATRLYFIISGIVRGYYTDEQGNDVTKCFSSENEIFSSEGLWIEKPSSFTIECLEDCACIQFSYEFVHRIMNEDDVIKSLIFDYYLKIVRRLESKAKNSALLNAKEQYIEFGENYPHLHSRVELKYIASYIGIRPASLSRIRKEMKNNSFN; via the coding sequence GTGTTTAATGCTAGTAAGTATTTGGAAAAGGGGCTTGGAGTTAAGATAGGTAAAGATATTGCCGATATGATTAATAGCGAAGCCTCCTTTGTCGAATTTCCAGCCAAACATATTGTATTATTGGAGGGAATGAGAGCAACAAGACTCTATTTTATTATCTCTGGTATAGTTAGAGGCTATTATACCGATGAACAGGGAAATGATGTTACAAAATGTTTTAGCAGCGAGAATGAAATATTTTCTTCTGAAGGTTTATGGATAGAAAAGCCTTCATCATTTACTATTGAGTGTTTAGAGGATTGCGCATGTATTCAATTTTCATATGAATTTGTGCATAGAATTATGAACGAAGATGATGTGATTAAGTCTTTGATTTTTGATTATTATTTAAAGATAGTTAGAAGATTAGAAAGTAAGGCTAAAAATTCAGCTTTGCTCAATGCAAAAGAACAGTACATTGAATTTGGCGAAAATTATCCTCATCTACATAGCAGAGTTGAACTGAAATATATTGCATCTTATATAGGGATAAGACCAGCATCTTTGAGCAGAATAAGAAAAGAAATGAAAAATAATTCTTTTAATTAA
- a CDS encoding PH domain-containing protein — protein sequence MKFKSKIDLWFHLVVILFIILTLWLFYSYVTNKISIIMLILFIAVLILIILPMYLFTYYVFEDSCIHIRCGLMVNIKIDYKDIVSLKKSKSLISSPALSMDRIEIKYYRNFQSDFIIISPERKQEFIDELNKKIVK from the coding sequence ATGAAATTTAAATCTAAAATTGATTTATGGTTTCACCTTGTAGTTATATTGTTTATAATACTAACCTTATGGTTATTCTATTCATATGTTACAAATAAAATAAGTATAATAATGTTAATTTTATTTATTGCTGTACTAATATTAATTATATTGCCAATGTATCTTTTTACCTATTATGTTTTTGAAGATTCGTGTATACATATAAGGTGTGGACTAATGGTAAATATCAAAATTGACTATAAAGATATTGTTTCACTTAAGAAAAGTAAAAGTTTAATATCTTCGCCAGCTTTATCTATGGATAGAATAGAAATCAAGTATTATAGAAACTTTCAGAGTGATTTCATAATAATTTCTCCAGAAAGAAAACAGGAGTTTATAGATGAACTAAATAAGAAAATTGTTAAGTAA
- a CDS encoding polysaccharide deacetylase family protein has product MGHNNKQNNNKIKNIRNARITILFILAAILVVVVSAVMAVKFSTSKQAVQALDANLDTNLDSNTKDNQTEIASNTAPTTESNSEVEDVAFVEKYLQQQMKGQKPDGADGKKVVYLTFDDGPSETVTPQILDILKAENVHATFFIVGKELDASEANKNLVKREVSEGNAIGNHTYSHNYNYLYPNGKINLDNCMADFDKTNQSLKNILGQDFSTRAFRFPGGQMTWDKKDPQGAEAMDNALHGKDWHQIDWNALSKDAEGAHKNAQQLTEQVKETVGKREKAIILMHDTYGKEETAKALPGIIEYLKSQGYEFKILK; this is encoded by the coding sequence ATGGGGCATAATAATAAACAAAATAATAATAAAATTAAAAATATTAGGAATGCAAGAATTACTATATTATTTATTTTAGCTGCGATACTTGTTGTTGTTGTAAGTGCAGTAATGGCTGTGAAGTTCTCAACAAGCAAGCAGGCAGTACAAGCGCTAGATGCTAATCTGGATACAAATTTAGATTCTAATACTAAAGACAATCAAACTGAAATAGCAAGTAATACTGCGCCTACAACAGAAAGTAATTCCGAAGTAGAGGATGTTGCATTCGTTGAAAAATACCTACAACAACAAATGAAAGGTCAAAAACCAGATGGAGCTGATGGAAAAAAGGTAGTGTATTTAACATTTGATGATGGACCATCGGAAACAGTAACTCCCCAAATATTGGATATTCTTAAAGCCGAAAATGTTCATGCAACTTTTTTCATAGTTGGCAAAGAACTAGATGCTAGTGAAGCTAATAAAAATTTAGTTAAAAGAGAAGTATCAGAAGGTAACGCTATAGGTAATCATACTTATTCGCACAATTATAATTATCTATACCCTAATGGAAAGATAAATTTAGATAACTGTATGGCTGATTTTGATAAAACAAATCAATCATTAAAAAATATTTTAGGACAGGATTTTTCGACTAGAGCCTTTAGATTTCCAGGCGGACAAATGACATGGGATAAGAAAGATCCTCAAGGGGCAGAAGCTATGGATAATGCATTACATGGTAAGGATTGGCATCAAATTGATTGGAATGCATTATCAAAAGATGCGGAGGGAGCTCATAAAAATGCACAGCAATTAACAGAGCAAGTTAAAGAAACTGTGGGTAAAAGAGAAAAAGCAATAATATTAATGCATGATACTTATGGAAAAGAAGAAACAGCAAAAGCTTTGCCAGGAATAATAGAATATTTAAAATCACAAGGATACGAATTTAAGATTTTAAAATAA
- a CDS encoding TldD/PmbA family protein, with product MEFNLFKEELFKKAKSSGFEECEIYYSDSESLSLNVYEGEVEKYKLNNAFGLSFRGKINNKMGYSYTEIIDEEAVDTLITNAKEAALAIENDDVQFIYEGDKEYKDIDCYKKELDDIKPDELIALALDMEKECKKQCDKVVSFQGCGIGYGKATYGIINSKGLNLKSERNSLSAYVVPIVEADSEKYDGTGYVMAKKAEDIKPSELAKQGLEEALSKIGGRSISSGKYKIIINNESMVSLLGTFAGIFNSEQVQKGLSLLKGKEGEIIASDVVTLIDDPHLEDGLGTTSFDDEGVATYKKEIITNGRLNTLLYNLKTAYKAGTKSTGNGFKNSYASIVGVSPTNFYIKPGEKSFEELCSEVKEGVIITDFAGLHSGASAVTGDFSLAAKGFMVENGKKSFPVEQITVAGNFFTLLKDIEVVGSDLKFPMSSVGCPSVIVKELSVAGK from the coding sequence ATGGAGTTTAACTTATTTAAAGAAGAATTATTTAAAAAAGCTAAAAGTTCAGGATTTGAAGAATGTGAAATATACTATTCTGATTCTGAAAGCTTAAGTTTAAATGTTTATGAAGGTGAAGTCGAGAAGTATAAATTAAATAACGCCTTTGGATTGTCCTTTAGAGGAAAGATAAACAATAAGATGGGATACTCTTATACAGAGATCATAGATGAAGAAGCAGTAGATACTCTTATAACAAATGCAAAAGAAGCAGCGTTAGCTATAGAAAATGATGATGTACAGTTTATATATGAGGGAGATAAAGAATATAAAGATATAGACTGCTATAAGAAAGAATTAGATGATATAAAACCAGATGAGCTTATAGCTCTTGCTTTAGATATGGAAAAAGAGTGCAAGAAACAATGTGATAAAGTAGTAAGTTTTCAAGGCTGTGGAATTGGTTATGGTAAGGCAACTTATGGAATAATAAATTCAAAAGGTCTTAATTTAAAAAGTGAAAGAAACAGTCTAAGTGCATATGTAGTACCTATAGTGGAAGCAGATAGTGAGAAATATGATGGGACTGGATATGTAATGGCAAAGAAAGCAGAAGATATTAAGCCATCAGAATTAGCCAAACAAGGACTGGAAGAAGCGCTTTCTAAAATTGGGGGAAGAAGTATTTCATCAGGTAAATATAAGATAATTATAAATAATGAGTCTATGGTATCATTGCTTGGAACTTTTGCAGGAATTTTTAATTCAGAGCAAGTACAAAAAGGATTATCTTTGTTAAAAGGCAAGGAAGGGGAAATTATAGCTTCGGATGTAGTAACCTTAATTGATGATCCTCATTTAGAAGATGGGCTTGGAACTACTTCCTTTGATGATGAAGGTGTTGCAACTTATAAGAAAGAAATAATAACTAATGGAAGATTAAATACCTTGTTATATAATTTAAAAACAGCATATAAAGCTGGAACTAAATCTACAGGTAATGGGTTTAAAAATTCATATGCTTCAATAGTTGGGGTAAGTCCAACAAACTTTTATATAAAGCCTGGAGAAAAATCCTTTGAGGAGCTTTGCAGTGAAGTTAAAGAAGGTGTAATAATAACAGATTTTGCTGGGCTTCACTCAGGAGCTAGTGCAGTGACAGGAGATTTTTCCTTAGCAGCTAAAGGATTTATGGTTGAAAATGGGAAAAAGAGCTTTCCAGTGGAGCAAATCACAGTTGCCGGCAACTTTTTCACGTTGTTAAAAGATATAGAGGTAGTAGG
- a CDS encoding DUF350 domain-containing protein, with amino-acid sequence MDGILNNIVSSIIFGLIGIILLIFGYWFFDKVLTKIDFNQELREKNVAMAIVIAGFMIAIGIIIAGVVS; translated from the coding sequence ATGGATGGTATTCTCAATAATATTGTATCAAGCATTATCTTTGGATTAATAGGAATTATACTTTTAATTTTTGGATATTGGTTTTTTGATAAGGTTTTAACTAAAATTGACTTCAATCAGGAACTAAGGGAGAAAAATGTTGCTATGGCTATTGTTATAGCTGGTTTTATGATTGCTATTGGCATTATAATTGCAGGAGTTGTATCCTAG